GGATGGCCATATAAACTGAAAGGCAGAAGACAATGGGCGAGAGAAACATCATCTTCGCCGGTCGAAGAATGGAGAACATGAAGAGGTCTTTTGGCTTACGGTGGGTTGCTAGAACAGATTCAAGGTGTGGGTTTCTGGTCTGCAGGCGAAGTCGTCGTGCCTTTCGTTCCAGAAGGGTCAGGGCGTATGATTCGGGCATGCAGAATGCTGTGCCGAGGGCAGCTACTCCAGCCTTCAAAGTCATGTTAGCTGCGATTAAAGAACACAAAGCGGCTATGCCCAAAGTATCAACCCACAGCAACAGACACCACTCGAAAAGACCATCGCCAGCCTATCGTTTCTGGTAAATAGCCTCCTGCAATGGGCCCAATGGTTGGGCCCACCATCGGCCCAAGAGTCCAGACCATCATGGCAAGTCCTCTCTTTTCTCTCGGAACTGTGTCTGCCAGCGACGCAGCCCCAAGAGTCAACGGGGCAGATCCGCCTATGCCAGCAAAGATGCGAAACGCAATCATGCTACCCGAGTTGGGTGCCACGGAGCATGCAACGTTGAAAATGAGAAATAGGAGACTACCAGCGTTGTATAGAACATAACGACCGTACATCTCTGAAAGCGGTGCGATGAATAACGGGCCACAGCAGTAGCCGATCAGAAATCCTGATATCATGAACGCCCCAACGTGTGTGTCTGTGACGTTGAAATCTGACTTGATGGAAGCAATTCCCGGTGCCGCGATCGATGATGCTAGGGGGCTGCAATAACAATTTGTGTCAGTATTGATGCAGTCTTGTTGTGTGATTCTGCCTTCTTAGGTTGAAAAATGAGCCATACCTGAGTGTTGAGATGTACCCAAGCGTCGTGATGAATAGAGCCTTCTTGCACTTTGACCAGTTCATCGGATTTTCTGGATCGTCTGGTCCATCCCAGTCAACCAAGTAAGAATTCACCATTGCAGTATCGCTGTCGTCTATGGCGTCACTGTGAACCATGATGGTGCCCTGTCCGGGCGGAATCATATGTTCGCCCATAGTTGCTTTCTTAGACTCATGTGTATCAGACTCACGAACGAATGGGGGAACCTATCCGATTTTCGAAAGAACCGAGATACGACCTGATCTCCCTAGCTGACTTGGCATAACGTTACGAATTTGGCTGACGGCGTTCTCGGCTCGTCCTTGAGGCCTGGTTGTGCCGAAGCACATCGTCGGAGTCTCGGACCTTTTAAAGATTTCCGGAGTGACGCCGGCTCTGGAGTGAAGAGCTCGGTTGTGGTGATGTCCGTTCGCCGAATCCCACCCTTTAAGCATATTCGCTTCTTTGATTGCGGGGATAATTCAAATGCCGTATTCCCCATACTAAGACTCCAATCGGATGATGGATGTTGGAAACTGGTGACTAGTTGTCCGGGCCGTTGCCGCTGTGGATACTAGCGGAACATATACCAAGTATAAAATGACTGTCTTGAAAGTCGAGCAGAAGATGCTGGCCATCTCTGATATCAGGCACATTGTTGTTCATTATTCAAACCTAAATCACCTTATCCCAACTTTAAAGGAGTCACCATGTCGATCAAACTTGAGAAGGTCCCTCCCCACCGTTTGTCGGAGCTATGCGATCCTACATCTTTGAAACTTAAGAAGCTGCTGAATCGAAATCACAATGAGCACGCCATTCTTCGCGACCCTCGACTGATCCTACACAACCATATGCCGCATGTGAGTATTCCTCGTGCGTGATGCTCGGCCACTATTCACTCATGTCTCGGTAATTACTTAATCATTAGGACGGAGGCTGATATAACCACGTCACATATAGCAGGCTCTTAGATCGTCTTATCTTCTAGGCATAACAGACTCccagtattagtatccctattacagggtagttagttcgaaccgtagttaataaagagattaattaaactatataaatatctacgtaataagtataaaaaagaggttctaactataagttaggctagttataataattataaataaggcccttaattagcccctatatagtcggctatatattataattaaattagatttttaatctaatattaattttctctttttttttattaatttacttattatttattttgatattctgcctttgctagctgctcgggcgattctcaatatcgattacacggtattaatacacgGTATTAGTGGATACTCACACTGTCTcgctagactattttttttagattttctaactttttaactttccctcttgcaAAGTTCACAACCACGGATCATTGacaatttacttattataattagaaatataattcgaccttaggtccgtttattaagttatttttttttaccccttttctctattttttttatataac
The window above is part of the Colletotrichum lupini chromosome 9, complete sequence genome. Proteins encoded here:
- a CDS encoding fluconazole resistance protein, producing the protein MLKGWDSANGHHHNRALHSRAGVTPEIFKRSETPTMCFGTTRPQGRAENAVPPFVRESDTHESKKATMGEHMIPPGQGTIMVHSDAIDDSDTAMVNSYLVDWDGPDDPENPMNWSKCKKALFITTLGYISTLSPLASSIAAPGIASIKSDFNVTDTHVGAFMISGFLIGYCCGPLFIAPLSEMYGRYVLYNAGSLLFLIFNVACSVAPNSGSMIAFRIFAGIGGSAPLTLGAASLADTVPREKRGLAMMVWTLGPMVGPTIGPIAGGYLPETIGWRWSFRVVSVAAGVAALGTAFCMPESYALTLLERKARRLRLQTRNPHLESVLATHRKPKDLFMFSILRPAKMMFLSPIVFCLSVYMAILYGYLYLLFTTFPQVFKQQYGFSQGSAGLAYIGIGVGSVIGLLFSGLVSDRLVLKLSLTNGGHFQPEYRLPPMLMGAILVPIGLFWYGWTADKQLQWMLPIIGTAILGCGIVIVLVRARTYLCNCVIGIDVCILKMSISTYLVDAFTTYAASAMAASTVTRSLLGAFLPLAGDRLYQSLGLGWGNSLLGFIAFVMIPIPLVFYRYGQVIRQMKLFKTEF